CAGACCGGTGACCGGCATGATCCCCAGGGTCATCCCGATGTTCTCGAAGGACTGGAAGGCGAACCAGGCCACGATCCCGGCGGCGACGATCGTGCCGTACAGCTCGGTCGTCTCACGGGCGATACGGCAGGCCCGCCACAGGACGACGCCGAGCAGCACGATGATCAGGCCCGCGCCGACGAAGCCCAGCTCCTCGCCCGCCACGGTGAACACGAAGTCGGTCTGCTGCTCCGGCACGAACTGGCCCGTCGTCTGCGAGCCGTGGAACAGCCCCGAGCCCGTGAGTCCGCCCGAACCGATCGCGATACGCGCCTGGTTGGTGTTGTAGCCGACACCGGCCGGGTCGAGGCTCGGGTTGGCGAAGGCGGCGAAGCGGGCGATCTGGTAGTCGTCCAGGACGCCGAGCTGCCAGACCGCGAGCGCGCCCATGGTGCCCGCGCCGAGCAGGCCGAAGACCCAGCGGTTGGAGGCGCCCGAGGCCAGCAGCACACCCAGCACGATGATGACCATGACCATGACCGACCCGAGGTCGGGCATCAGCATGACGACGAGCATCGGTACGGCGGCCAGGCCCAGCGCCTGGAGGACCGTGCGGTGGTCGGGATACTGCTTGTCACCCGCGTCGACCCGGGCCGCCAGCAGCATCGCCATGCCGAGGATGATCGTGATCTTCACGAACTCCGAGGGCTGGAGCGAGAAGCCGCCGCCGACGACGATCCACGAGTGGGCGCCGTTGACCGTGGAGCCGAGCGGGGTGAGCACCATCAGGATCAGGAACACCGAGGCGCCGTAGAGGATCGGTACCGCCGTCCGCAGGGCGCGGTGGCCGAGCCAGACGGTGCCGATCATCAGGGCGAACCCGATGCCGGTGTTCATGAGGTGGCGGAACAGGAAGTAGTACTGGTCGCCCTGGTTGATCTCGGTGCGGTTGCGGGTGGCCGAGAAGACCAGCAGCGAGCCGATCATCGACAGGGCGAGGGCCGCGAACAGTATCGGCCAGTCCAGCCGGCGGGCGAGCGAGTCGCGGGCGAACAGCCGCGTCCAGCCCGCCCGTTCGGGCCCGTAGCCGGAGACGGAGAAGCTGTTGCCGGTCATGTGCGCATCCTCCGGCCACCTCGCTTGTGGCGCCGCCTGCGGGTGTTGCGGTTGCCCGTCGCCGGCTTCTCGACGGTCGCCGCCAGCTGCGTCTCGTCGGGCTCGGGGGCGCCCTCCTGGGTCACCCGCTGCTCCTTGCCCGGGTCCTTGGAGACCTTCGGCGACTTGATGGTGCCGTCCGTCTGGACCTTCGGGAGGCTCTTCTGCGGGGTGGGCAGCAGGGCGTTCTTCTTGTTGATCGTGCCGTCGTCGGAGACGCCGTACAGCGCGTCGTAGATGTTGCGGACCGCGGGGCCCGAGGCGCCGGAGCCCGTACCGCCCTGGGAGATCGTCATGACGACCGTGTAGTCCTTGGTGTACGTGGCGAACCAGGACGTCGTCTGCTTGCCGTAGACCTCGGCGGTACCGGTCTTGGCGTGCATCGGGATCTTGTCCTGCGGCCAGCCGACGTCGGCGAACCGCCAGGCGGCGGTACCGCGGGTGGCGACGCCCGCGAGGGCCTCGTCCATCTCGGCCAGCGTCTTGCGGCTTATGGGCAGCTTGCCGTGCGCCTTGGGCTTGATCTCGTCGACGGTCCGGCCGTCCGCGCTGACGATGGCCTTGCCGACGGAGGGCGTGTAGAGGGTGCCGCCGTTGGAGATCGCCGCGTAGATGGTGGCCATCTGGATGGGGGTGACGAGGGTGTCGCCCTGGCCGATGGAGTAGTTGACGGAGTCACCGGCGCGCATCAGGTTGCCTTCGAGGCAGTTCTCGTACGCGATCTGCTCGGCGTACGTGCCGCCCTTCTTGCCGGTCTTGCACCAGACGTCCTTGTTGGCCTTCCAGTAGTTCAGCTTCCACTGGCGGTCCGGGATACGGCCGGTGACCTCGTTGGGCAGGTCGATGCCGGTCTCGGCGCCGAGACCGAACTGGTGGGCCGTCTTGTAGAACCAGTTCTTGGCGTCCTTCTTCGGCTTGGTGCCGCCGTCCTTCTTCCACTCCTCGTGGGAGAGCCGGTAGAAGACGGTGTCGCAGGAGACCTCCAGGGCGCGGCCGAGGCTGATCGGGCCGTATCCCTTGGTCTCGAAGTTCTTGAAGACCTGGCCGCCGATCGAGTACGAACTCGAGCAGTTGTAGGGGCCGTCGAAGGAGTACCCGGCGTTTATCGCGGCGGCGGTCGGGACCACCTTGAAGATGGAGCCGGGCGCCGACTGGCCCTGGATGGCCCGGTTGAGCAGCGGGTAGTTGGAGTCCTTGCCCGTCAGCTTGGTGTAGTCCTTGGCGGAGATGCCGCCGACCCAGGCGTTCGGGTCGTACGACGGGTTGGACGCCATGGCGACGACGCGGCCGGTCTTGGCCTCCATGACGACGACGGCACCGGAGTCGGCCTTGTAGTTCTCGCCGGTGTTGTCGTCGAAGGCCTCGCGGGCCTTCTTCATCGCGTCGTTGAGTTCGTACTCGGCGACCCGCTGGACGCGGGCGTCGATGCTGGTGACGAGGTTGGAGCCGGGCTGCGCCTCGTCACTGGCGGCCTGGCCGATGACGCGGCCGAGGTTGTCGACCTCGTAGCGGGTGACGCCGGCCTTGCCGCGCAGCTCCTTGTCGTACTCGCGCTCCAGGCCGCTGCGGCCGACCTGGTCGGAGCGCAGATAGGGCGAGTCGGTGTCCTGGGCCTTGGTGATCTCCTCGTCGGTGACCGGGGAGAGATAGCCGAGGACCTGGGCGGTGTTGGCCTTGGCGGGGCTCGCGTAGCGGCGCACGGCCTCGGGCTCGGCGGTGATGCCGGGGAAGTCCTCGGCGCGCTCGCGGATCTGCAGGGCCTGCTTGGCGGTGGCCTCGTCGGTGATGGGGATCGGCTGGTACGGCGAGCCGTTCCAGCAGGGCTGGGGGGTCTTGGCGTCGCACAGCCGGACCTTCTGCATGACCTCCCCGGGCTTCATACCGAGGACACCGGCGAGCTTGGTGAGGACGGCCTTGCCGTCGTCCTTCATCTTCAGCAGGTCGGTGCGGGAGGCGGAGACCACCAGCCGGGTCTCGTTGTCGGCGATCGGCACTCCGCGCGCGTCGAGGATCGAGCCGCGGACGGCGGGCTCCACGACCTGCTGGACGTGGTTGCCGGACGCCTCCTTCGCGTACTCGTCGCCCTCGCGGATCTGGAGGTACCACAGGCGCCCGCCGAGGGTGCCGAGGAGGGACAGGACGAGGATCTGGATCACGATGAGCCTGATCTGGACCCGTGGGGTCCGACCGGTCTCGGGGATGTTGGTCACTGCGGCTGCCGCCCCCTCTCAGTGTGTGTACGTGTCATATACGGCGAACCTGTGAACGCGGCCCGCCGACTCGCGCGCACTCACAGCCGCTTGACCCCCTTGATGCGACCGACGCGCGCGGTCCGGGTCCGGGCCCTGGTCCTGAGCGCGCCGAGTCCGCCGCGCTGGCCGCCGATCTTCAGGCCCGTTCCGGAGGAGAGCCACCCGGAGGAGATGTCGGTGGCCTTCTTGGCGGAGGTGTTGGTCTCCGCGAGGGGGTCGTTCTCGGCGCGGCGGGCGAGCGCCATGATGCCGGGGACGACGAAGGGGGCGAGCAGCAGGTCGTACAGCGCGGCCGTGAACAGCAGGCTGCCGAGGCCGACATGGCGGGCGGCGGTGTCGCCGACGAGGGCGCCGACACCGGCGTAGAGCAGGGTCGTGCCGACGGCGGCGGCGACCACGACGAGCATCGGGCCGGTGGCCGACTTGAGTCTGCCGTTCTCCGGTTTGGCGAGCCCGGCCAGATAGCCGATGACGCACAGCACCAGCGCGTAGCGCCCGGCGGCGTGGTCGGCGGGCGGCGCGAGGTCGGCGAGCAGTCCCGCGCCGAAGCCGACGAGGGCGCCGCCGACATGGCCGTAGACCATCGCGAGACCGAGGACGGTCAGCAGCAGCACGTCCGGGACGGCGCCCGGGAGGTGGAGCCGGGACAGGACGCTGACCTGGAGGACCAGGGCGACGACGACCAGGGAGGTGGAGAGCAGGATGCGGTTGACACGCAAGGGGAATCAGCTCCTACTGCTCTTGCTCGAGCCGGCCGTCGACAGGGGCGTTCGCGGACGGGGTGACCGTGACGGTCACCGTCGGCGTGGGGGTCGGTTTCGGCTTGTCGGGGAGCACCGTGTCGCGCGGGTCCTTCTTCGGGGCCTCGACGACGACGCCGACGATGTCGAGCTTGGTGAAGCTGACGTACGGCGTGACGTAGAGGGTGCGGGTGAGGTCGCCGCCGGAGGGGTCGACGCGGGAGACGATGCCGACGGGGACGCCGGGGACGAAGGGCTTGTCGGCCTGCGAGCCGAAGGTGACGAGACGGTCGCCCTTCTTGATCTCGGCCTTGCCGTTGAGGAGTTCGACGCGCAGCGGGCGGTCGCCCTGTCCGGAGGCGAAGCCGAGCTCGTCGCTGGCCTCCATGCGGGTGCCGACGGTGAAGTCGGGGTCGTTGGCGAGGAGCACGGTGGCGGTGTTCGGCCCTACGGTCGTCACGCGCCCCACCAGTCCGTCGCCGTTGAGGACGGTCATGTCGCGTCGGATGCCGTCGTTCCTGCCGACGTCGATGGTGATGGTCCAGGAGAAGCCCTGGGCCGCTCCTATGGCGATGACCTCGGCGCCCTTGATGCCGTACTGGCCCTCGCCCGCGACCTTCAGCACCGAGTTCAGCTGCTTGAGGCGGCTGGTGTTGCGGTCGTCGCTGCCGAGCTTCGCCTTGAGGGCCGCGTTCTCCTTCTCCAGCGCGGCGAGCCGGTCGTGGCGCTCGCCGGAGTCGCGGATCGCGGAGACCGCGTTGCCGACCGGGTTCACGGCGGACGACACACCGTCCTCGATGGGGCCGAAAACCGTGGCCGCGGCCTGGCGGGCACCGTCGACCGGCGAATCCTCCCCGCCACGGATGTCCACCGTGATCAGTGCGAACGCGATGGCGATCAGCAGCACCAGGAGCAGCCGGCTCTCTCGTGTGTCCCTCACGTGCGGCGGCCGTGCCTTCCTCATAGGAATGTGCAGGTGTTCAGGTATGCGGGTGTACAGGGGGCTCGCGGATGCCCATGGGCGAGCTTATGCCTCTATATCAACGATCCGCCGTACGAGAGGAGATCATCCCGTACGGCGGAATCGAAGAGTTACGTCATCTGCGCGGCTGGGCGTCCAGCACCTGCTGGAGCGCCTCGAACTCCTCCACGCACTTGCCGGAGCCGAGCGCCACGCTGTCCAGCGGGTCCTCGGCGATGTGGATCGGCATGCCGGTCTCGCGCCGCAGCCGCTCGTCGAGGCCGCGCAGCAGGGCGCCGCCGCCGGTCAGAACGATTCCGCGGTCCATGATGTCGCCGGACAGCTCGGGCGGGCACTTGTCGAGGGTCGTCTTGACCGCGTCCACGATCGCGTTGACGGGTTCCTCGATCGCCTTGCGGACTTCGGCGGCCGAGATGACGACGGTCTTGGGCAGCCCGGAGACGAGGTCCCGGCCGCGGATTTCGGTGTGCTCGTCAGCGTCGAGGTCGTACGCCGAACCGATCGTGATCTTGATCTGCTCGGCCGTCCGCTCACCGAGGAGGAGGGAGTACTCCTTCTTGATGTGCTGGATGATCGCGTTGTCCAGTTCGTCGCCCGCGACGCGGATCGACTGGGCGGTGACGATCCCGCCGAGCGAGATGACCGCGACCTCCGTCGTGCCGCCGCCGATGTCCACCACCATGTTGCCCGTGGCCTCGTGGACCGGCAGGCCGGAACCGATGGCGGCCGCCATGGGCTCCTCGATGATGTGCACCTGGCGGGCCCCGGCCTGGGACGACGCCTCGATGACGGCACGGCGCTCGACGCCGGTGATGCCGGAGGGCACACACACGACGACGCGCGGCCTCGCGAGATACCGCCGCTTGTGGATCTTCAGGATGAAGTAGCGGAGCATTCGCTCGGTGATCTCGAAGTCGGCGATGACGCCGTCCTTCAGCGGACGTACGGCAACGATGTTGCCGGGCGTGCGCCCGATCATCTTCTTCGCTTCGGCGCCGACCGCCAGGATGCCACCGGTGTTGGTGTTGATCGCGACGACGGACGGCTCGTTGAGTACGATCCCGCGACCCCTGACGTACACCAGCGTGTTGGCGGTCCCGAGGTCGACAGCCATGTCACGGCCGATGAACGACATTGAGTTCCCCATCAGGATTCGTCTGGCCTTCCCGGGAGCTTTGAGGGCTTTTTCAGGTCGGCGAAGTGGGTGCGGTGACGTGAAGACTTCCATCGTAGTGGCGCCTACGCGAACACCGCGCGAGGGTCTTCGCCATTGTCAGCAGATGGAACCCCACCGCGCTTGTGGAGACGGGCCATCGGGGGCACCCGTTCCCCCGATCGGCGCGCATATGCCAAAGGACGGCCGAAAAGTGACGGCCGCCCCAGGTCAGACCGACGGGCGCCATGACACCCCGTCAGAAAAAGCCACGAAACCTACGCACGCCCGGGAAAGAAGATCTTGACCTCGCGCTCGGCGGACTCCTCGGA
Above is a window of Streptomyces sp. NBC_00490 DNA encoding:
- a CDS encoding rod shape-determining protein, which gives rise to MSFIGRDMAVDLGTANTLVYVRGRGIVLNEPSVVAINTNTGGILAVGAEAKKMIGRTPGNIVAVRPLKDGVIADFEITERMLRYFILKIHKRRYLARPRVVVCVPSGITGVERRAVIEASSQAGARQVHIIEEPMAAAIGSGLPVHEATGNMVVDIGGGTTEVAVISLGGIVTAQSIRVAGDELDNAIIQHIKKEYSLLLGERTAEQIKITIGSAYDLDADEHTEIRGRDLVSGLPKTVVISAAEVRKAIEEPVNAIVDAVKTTLDKCPPELSGDIMDRGIVLTGGGALLRGLDERLRRETGMPIHIAEDPLDSVALGSGKCVEEFEALQQVLDAQPRR
- the mreC gene encoding rod shape-determining protein MreC produces the protein MRDTRESRLLLVLLIAIAFALITVDIRGGEDSPVDGARQAAATVFGPIEDGVSSAVNPVGNAVSAIRDSGERHDRLAALEKENAALKAKLGSDDRNTSRLKQLNSVLKVAGEGQYGIKGAEVIAIGAAQGFSWTITIDVGRNDGIRRDMTVLNGDGLVGRVTTVGPNTATVLLANDPDFTVGTRMEASDELGFASGQGDRPLRVELLNGKAEIKKGDRLVTFGSQADKPFVPGVPVGIVSRVDPSGGDLTRTLYVTPYVSFTKLDIVGVVVEAPKKDPRDTVLPDKPKPTPTPTVTVTVTPSANAPVDGRLEQEQ
- the mrdA gene encoding penicillin-binding protein 2 codes for the protein MTNIPETGRTPRVQIRLIVIQILVLSLLGTLGGRLWYLQIREGDEYAKEASGNHVQQVVEPAVRGSILDARGVPIADNETRLVVSASRTDLLKMKDDGKAVLTKLAGVLGMKPGEVMQKVRLCDAKTPQPCWNGSPYQPIPITDEATAKQALQIRERAEDFPGITAEPEAVRRYASPAKANTAQVLGYLSPVTDEEITKAQDTDSPYLRSDQVGRSGLEREYDKELRGKAGVTRYEVDNLGRVIGQAASDEAQPGSNLVTSIDARVQRVAEYELNDAMKKAREAFDDNTGENYKADSGAVVVMEAKTGRVVAMASNPSYDPNAWVGGISAKDYTKLTGKDSNYPLLNRAIQGQSAPGSIFKVVPTAAAINAGYSFDGPYNCSSSYSIGGQVFKNFETKGYGPISLGRALEVSCDTVFYRLSHEEWKKDGGTKPKKDAKNWFYKTAHQFGLGAETGIDLPNEVTGRIPDRQWKLNYWKANKDVWCKTGKKGGTYAEQIAYENCLEGNLMRAGDSVNYSIGQGDTLVTPIQMATIYAAISNGGTLYTPSVGKAIVSADGRTVDEIKPKAHGKLPISRKTLAEMDEALAGVATRGTAAWRFADVGWPQDKIPMHAKTGTAEVYGKQTTSWFATYTKDYTVVMTISQGGTGSGASGPAVRNIYDALYGVSDDGTINKKNALLPTPQKSLPKVQTDGTIKSPKVSKDPGKEQRVTQEGAPEPDETQLAATVEKPATGNRNTRRRRHKRGGRRMRT
- the mreD gene encoding rod shape-determining protein MreD; the protein is MRVNRILLSTSLVVVALVLQVSVLSRLHLPGAVPDVLLLTVLGLAMVYGHVGGALVGFGAGLLADLAPPADHAAGRYALVLCVIGYLAGLAKPENGRLKSATGPMLVVVAAAVGTTLLYAGVGALVGDTAARHVGLGSLLFTAALYDLLLAPFVVPGIMALARRAENDPLAETNTSAKKATDISSGWLSSGTGLKIGGQRGGLGALRTRARTRTARVGRIKGVKRL
- the rodA gene encoding rod shape-determining protein RodA yields the protein MTGNSFSVSGYGPERAGWTRLFARDSLARRLDWPILFAALALSMIGSLLVFSATRNRTEINQGDQYYFLFRHLMNTGIGFALMIGTVWLGHRALRTAVPILYGASVFLILMVLTPLGSTVNGAHSWIVVGGGFSLQPSEFVKITIILGMAMLLAARVDAGDKQYPDHRTVLQALGLAAVPMLVVMLMPDLGSVMVMVIIVLGVLLASGASNRWVFGLLGAGTMGALAVWQLGVLDDYQIARFAAFANPSLDPAGVGYNTNQARIAIGSGGLTGSGLFHGSQTTGQFVPEQQTDFVFTVAGEELGFVGAGLIIVLLGVVLWRACRIARETTELYGTIVAAGIVAWFAFQSFENIGMTLGIMPVTGLPLPFVSYGGTSMFAVWVAVGLLQSIRVQRPMSA